A stretch of DNA from Diospyros lotus cultivar Yz01 chromosome 14, ASM1463336v1, whole genome shotgun sequence:
AGAGCAGTACCAAtccaagaaatagaaatgaacCACACAACGCACACACgcaagaacacaagaacacaagatatacgtgttcggatccaAACGAATCTTATTCATGGCAGAGGCTCCGTctttagtcaatccactaaaataataatcaagacATTTACACAATACACGCATAAGATCCTCTCAGCCACTCTCAAATcagaaaccaaaccaaaaacaaGAAGACAAAACAAACCAAAGTACAAAGCCCCAAATACCTGAGCAACACATGCACTCAAACTCAATCTCACTCCCAAACAATAAAGCCCCAAGTGATACACACTTACCAGGGACGAGATCCGAAATACCTtgcgtcttcttcttcgttctgATTGGCAGAGAGCTCCTTCAATCTTCTGCGTTCTGTTCTTGCGTGTTGCCTCTGTTCGTGCCTTCTATTTGCCTTTATGCCCTTTGCCTTTCATTTGCCCTAAATCAGCCATACATATACACGGGCCAATggatacaaacaaaaatcatgggCTTAACATAAATATGGGCTTGGGCTTCAATTATTGGCTCAGAATGAAATCGACccatatcatattatatatccaacccactttatttatatacatatataaatgtcaCATGGATAAAATAAAGTAACCCATTTGAGACACATAAACCTAACACCATCGCctttttgtattatatatatatgttacatatatattgtattaatatattttttaataattatatataatttatcaacgtGTAATTGTAACAATTTTATCAGTTGGACatcaatttatgatttatttttattaaaaattaatatttttataaattttatttgtattattcagcaatatatctattttagcttttttgtcaagttttcaCAGTTTATCAAATTTTACAAACCCAACACATAATTATATAACTGACAGCTTAAAAgcacatttattcaaacacgTTATCAGTTTAAATGATACCCAACTTTTAAGTTTTACACAACATAAAATCTAAATAGCTGAAAATCTATTGAAAAAAACAgtaagccaaacaacctctaaATAGTTATGaatttggtttgaaaaaattgataagctTGTTAAAAAGACGAAAATAGATATATTactgaataatacaaataaaattcataaaaatactaatttttaataaaaataaattataaatcaatCAACTTATAAAATTGttacaattaataaattatacacaattattaaaaaatatattaatacaactttatgtttaaatttagatttaattcatataaatgttaaatatattaatacaatagacattaatatatgtatatatgttaaatatatatatacagagatgGATGAGGTGACAGATGATGGACGAAGCGATGATGGAGGCTAcgacaacaaaaaataaaggaagCAGTGATAGAGACGACAACAAGAGATAGAGAAGCTACGATGATGACAGGAAGAGGGATGAGAGAGTAAAGGCGGAGAGTTGAAAATAGTTGAATTGTTTGAGAATAAATTTGTCATTTACTTGGTCAACGCAATGAACCACCAAGAGCTTATTTGGAAAAGTGAGAAGGGGAGGGAAACAACTTATCTCAAACGCTGTTAATACAATTTGTAAGCTTGGTAgcattttatttcttaaattttaacaaatacataataaaataagttaCATGACTTATAAACCAATTCAGTAGCTTATAAGTGATCAAATCGGTAAGCCAAACACCATATGAAGGAACAAGACCCACCATTTCTTACATGTACTCATGTAGAAATATACAGAGCCATTGTAATTGATGTTAAATACCATGATCACAACTGATTAAGCTATAATTTTACCTTTTGGTCCTTTATTACTATGGTATATGATACGAGAATTCTCCTTTTTTAACTCTTCAAAGCTATTTATCAAACCCCCTCTTTACGGGGCTTTGatgaatgtgaaaaaaaaaagaaaatgatttaattaagcTGGCAGGCCAATTAAACACTGCAAATTAATTTAGCAACCACAACTTTATTGACGTGAGGATGGATGAGCCACAAAGGAAGCAAAGCTTAGAAACATTCAGTAGATAATCAGTGCCTTAATTTGAGATTAACAAGTAATTATTGTGTGTGGTGTGGACTTAATTTGTATTTAGAATTCAGTAACCTTTCACACTAAGGCCACCATCAACGGCAATGACTTGCCCTGTGATATATGAAGCCGCTGGAAGGCAAAGAAATGCAACAACTGATGACACCTCGCTTGCCTCTCCTCCTCGCCCCGATCCAACTCTACGTACAACGGGCTCTACCTGATAACACATACAAAAAACAAGACAAAAGAACTAAATTAACGATGAGTGACAAAAAAAGTTGGTCactaaaagatgaaaaatcgtCGGTTAAAGCCTATACTAAGCCAACAAAAAGGTTCCTCGTACTGGGCTAAACCCATAATTTTGCCCTTAtgctttctcatttttgttgtgtaacaacttaaattttttattatttaaattatatctctaaatttatattttcaagttatgtgataatttaaagtttttgttgttttgattatacTCATGTAATACCTATATTTTCGAGCCAATTTCACGCTGtactttgatgtgtaaaaaaaaaaaaagtaattgaAATACATCcctaaattaactaaaaaaaatacaattacaaaaataatgaaaagtttaggttaccatgcaaaaaaaaaaggatcaaaatATAGgggttaaattaactcaaaaatacagATACACAAGTATAATAGAAACAACGAAAAAGTTCAAGTTACcggatgaaaaaaatataaaaatatatagataaaaatataaatttgacctaataaattgaatttttgtttttagtgtTGATATATGAATGAGAATTCATACTAATGCTTTATCCACAAACGAGGTCATAATGACTCCTGGAGCGACTGAGTTTACACGGATATTGTCTTTTGCCCACTCGCAAGCCAAGTTCTTTGTCAATTGATTCATTGCTcctgtattatcaaaaataagataattagtAAAAGGAAATCACAACCAAAGTCATATTTATGACTTTGAACTTTTGCGTTGTTTTTCTGTAAAACCTTAAATTTTTTCGTAATTTCAAATATACTCCCAAACTAAGGCCAAAAGTATATTTATGCTCTTAAACTTTTTATAGTTTCAAATGTGCCCCTGaattatgcaaaattattcatttaaacaCGTACCCAGCAATTGATACGAACATGAACTAACATGGCAATTTCTAGCATCTCTTCAACTCATTCACTCTCTCCGTCTGCATCCCAGCTCTCTTTGGCGTCTCTTACATCTCATTCGATTAGACTACATAGGCTAGTTGGGTTAGAAGGGTTATCAATGTGCTCGAGTTGATGATTACCTAGTCATTTtgggggattaaagataaagataGTCTGGGGGTAATCTTTCTTCCAGGAGATGCAGCTGGAGGAGACACATGAGACGCCATAAAAAGATGAGACACAAACAAACAGAGATGGGGAGTTAAGGAGATGTCAGAAAGATAAAGAGAGATCTAAGAAAATGTTGGCAAACTTTCACGGTAGCACGCATATGTATCATCTGTTAGACAAATGTTTAAATAAGTGATTTTacacaatttaaaaatacatttaaaactatgaaaagtttagaatttcataagaaaaaaaatataaaagttcagaagtgtaaatatgttttaagtttAACTTCAGggatatatttgaaattatgaaaaatttaaggttgcaagagaaaaggagaaaaaaagacaaaagtttATGGACACAACTATGGCCGAaatcatataaataaaagatgGGATgactgcatatatatatatatatatatatctcaatatgtgtgtgtgtgggatGGGGGTGTAgccgagtgcgattttgttcaccccctttaacggggtgaccatcaccctcacAATTTCTGTGAGGGTTAAAGAGCAACGGAACGGCATGAATTGTGAGGGTGATTCATGCCGTTCCGTTGCTCTTTAACCCTCACAAAAATTgtgagggtgatggtcacccgTTTTTGaaggtgaacaaaattgcactcggtGTAGCCCAGCCCCAACTGTACCTTTTGAAGCTGCGTAAATAGAGCTTTGTGGGAAAGCAATGAAACCGCCGATAGATGAGATAAAGACAACGTTTCCGTTTCCAGAAGCCTTTAGGAGTGGGTGTGCGAGCTGGGATAAATGGTAAGAGGCCTCAAAATTGGTTCCCATTACAATGGCGTAATCCTCAGCTGTGAAGTCTGTGGCTTCTTTTAATATTGCGGTTCCAGCGTTGTTTACCTAATTACCCCAAACACCCAGCCAAGTTAACCAACAAAACCCACAAATATTAGCAACTGGGGAGAcattgattttcatcttttcaattaaactaatgaaTTTCCACTGCAATCAAAGGGTAAGCTTTTGATTTGGTTAATATAATATAACCTATATAGCTCGAAGCtaaattgaaggaaaattaaTGAAGCTGAGTTGGGTTTGGATTGATTCTGAACTCACAAGAATGTTGAGCTTTCCGGCGAACACATGGGAGACTTCTTCCATGAGCTTCTCTCGCTGTGTTCTCGACATCACGTCGCAGACAGAGCCTGTGACCCTGAGGCCTTCGCTTCTCCATTTTCGCAAGCATTCTTCAAGCTCCGCCTGATTTCTCGAGCACAGATGAACTGCGGCTCCAAATCTGGCCAGTTCTTCCACAATCGCATGCCTTTCAATTactcaaaacaaacaaaattaagaataagtaaTCGACCCGAAtcgtttattatatatatttgcaagCCCATATGAAGTTAGTATCAAAATTCTATTGAATGAATCGAACGAGGAGGTCCTATTGACAGGcctaaaattaaagaaaaatacaccGACCCCATGCCTCGGGTGCCGCCGGTGACCAGAGCGGTGGTTCCCTTCAAAGACCACCTTTCATCTCGGATGCCAATTTCCATGTCTTCGCTTCTTTGCTGATGCATGCTAAGCTGGGCTTCTGTGGCCTTTCCTTTCGTATCTTGTGGATTGATGAAGCGTTTAAGTTTCTCTCAGACTCAGTCCCCTCCATTGTCGTCGCGGGGTGGGCCAGCACCGTCCTTTTCACGCCCAAAGTCTAAAGAAAACGCTGAAAAATCAAAGCCGCCAGGGCACAAAGGAAGAACCCGTGTTGCTATtttggagtgcgattttgttcgcccctttaacgggggtgaagATAACCCCAAGTCCTTTGGGGTTATCTTTAACAGAGGGCAGCCAATTGATTTGAAGTTTGGCTGCCCCTATGTGAGATAattgagtgcgattttgttcatccCTTTTAATGGGGTGAACATCACTCTTACAAAATTGTTAGGGCAAAAAAAAATAACGGAACGAcattaaagggggtgaacaaaattacACTCAAGATAATCTCCAAAGGACTGGGAGTTATCTTCACCTCCGTTAAAAGGgatgaacaaaattgcactcgctTTTTAGGTCTCAGGTCGCAGATTGTGGAGTGTGATTTTGTTTACCCCTCTAACGGGGTGAACGTAACCCTCGTCGGTgagggttaaaaaaataatccatttatgttttttttctctattatatttttattacgtGTCTTTCTCAATtgctatttaaaaaaataaattaaatttcttttaaattaaaataaataaatctctctatggcttaattttaatatttataatacaaaaaaaatattaattaatcactCATTACGTGCTTCTAGGTAACATTGacaaacacaataatacactttttatcaaatacaatttttattaatattactttTATAACACAATATAATACAACGTACTACAACAAAAATACCAAACATAtccttaaaatcaattttctttttaactttaaaagataaatatacatatataactttatttcttttcattatttatttttcattacaaAATTCAATATCTATACATTTTTGACATGTATAGATATTGAATTTTTGACATGTATCGATATTGAATTTTGTAATGAAAAGtaaataatgaaaagaaataaagttatatatgtatatttatcttttaaagtttaaaagaaaattgattttaaggGTATGTTTGGTGTTTTTATTGTAGTATGTTGTATTATATTGTGTTGTAaaagtaatattaataaaaattgtattattGTGTTTGTCAATGTTACTTGGAAGCACGTAATgagtgtttaattaatattttttttgtattataaatattaaaattaaaccactgagagatttatttattttagtttaaaagaaatttaatttgtttttttaaaaagcagttgagaaagagatatagtagagaaagaaaacataaatagGTTATTTTTTTAACCTCCATTGACCGAAGTTACGTTCACtcccgttaaaggggtgaacaaaatcgcactctaaATTGTGAGTTCGAGCCCTGGTCAATGAACACATATCTTTGATTTACCTTTTTAGTGTAGCTTTTAGGGTTGGGGTTGCTGAGGACATCGGGTGTagttccaaaaaaaaaaaaaaagactaaaaaatcaaaagccTAAAGGATTTATATGATTACCAAATTCAATAATTCAtttgtaacatatatatatatatatatacctattgaactagtaaaatttatataattaatagttgAGGTTGAGACCTGTAAATCGCTGTTAAAaagttatgtaattatattGAAGGCGAAATCATATTTTTCTActtcaattttatataaaatgtttattactttttaaattttaaatttaatatattaaatatttattttttataatttacacctATTGATTACTTATCTCGATTTAAAATAATTCGTGAATTATGTGCAAACTAaggtggaagaagaaaaatataagaaaagaagaacCAACCGAActgattattctttttgccTTTCATTCTCCTTCGTCCGTTATCATTGctcttttctctcattttttgttAACCTAAATAGAAAATCGAGTCTCTTGTAGGTCATCGCTATCTTCACCAATCCCAAcccttcttctttgttttgattGACGACTGTAAGTTGCAACCAACCCATCTTTCCCTTACTTCAATTGGTGACCCTCGACCAACTTATTCTAAGAAAATctctccaaatattctaagaaaataatagataatcatccataaagaattctaattctaaaatgattttggGATATTAGGATAAACATCATCCATAAGAGATAGATGCTATTCATAATAATTCTAATCTCAGCCAAACTAGAGATAATTGAGATAGATGTTATctgtaataattttaatttcaaattaattaagattacttcatatccctctataaataagtagacaCTCATTTTTAAAAAGGTATGACGTCTCTGATACTGATTTTAATACAGGctttataattttcaatatttgattGAAGCATTAGAGTGTTTGTGCAGGGAATTTCCTGCgccttttgattgttttcttatttttgcatattCAAGTAACTTAACGATGatgttttcaatcaattaaattcattattgtatctAGACAATAATAGAATGTATTAAAACTAAGCACACTTTACGCCCAATTATTCTGGACAATGTTTGTATCTTTTGTATTACCGCACTTGTTAGCACAAAGTTGGCCGATATTTATTCCTCAAATACCATCAGAATgaaattttatccttatttaggaaagtaaaagatgaaaaattatttttcctcgACAGAGTAATGAAAATGCATGGAACCAAAGAATATTAATCATCAAATCTATTATACCCCTTTAATGAAACAATAaagtatgataaaattaaaaacaagttTCCAACACTAAAATTTTTCATCAATTCTTTTATtccatccattttttttttcaattttaaagaCAATAGAAATGAAACtttgaataaaaatacatttattttaacACTAATACAAATTATTTGGGCACTTTATTCTGTCAGTTAAAGTTACATGATTGAAAAACTATTAAGTTTAACATCATTAGGCACTCCACTCCTTTAAAAAGTTTGCTACGTGTCAAGCCCTAGTAAGGTTTTCTTGCATCAAATTAAATCACATGCTCCATTGCTTATGCGGGCCTTCCTCAATTCCTTGGAGTATCATTT
This window harbors:
- the LOC127789955 gene encoding tropinone reductase homolog isoform X4; the encoded protein is MHQQRSEDMEIGIRDERWSLKGTTALVTGGTRGMGHAIVEELARFGAAVHLCSRNQAELEECLRKWRSEGLRVTGSVCDVMSRTQREKLMEEVSHVFAGKLNILVNNAGTAILKEATDFTAEDYAIVMGTNFEASYHLSQLAHPLLKASGNGNVVFISSIGGFIAFPQSSIYAASKGAMNQLTKNLACEWAKDNIRVEPVVRRVGSGRGGEASEVSSVVAFLCLPAASYITGQVIAVDGGLSVKGY
- the LOC127789955 gene encoding tropinone reductase 1-like isoform X2, which translates into the protein MHQQRSEDMEIGIRDERWSLKGTTALVTGGTRGMGHAIVEELARFGAAVHLCSRNQAELEECLRKWRSEGLRVTGSVCDVMSRTQREKLMEEVSHVFAGKLNILVNNAGTAILKEATDFTAEDYAIVMGTNFEASYHLSQLAHPLLKASGNGNVVFISSIGGFIAFPQSSIYAASKGAMNQLTKNLACEWAKDNIRVNSVAPGVIMTSFVDKALVEPVVRRVGSGRGGEASEVSSVVAFLCLPAASYITGQVIAVDGGLSVKGY